A region from the Hypericibacter adhaerens genome encodes:
- a CDS encoding maleate cis-trans isomerase family protein: MKRIGLIVPSSNVTMETEIPEMLRRHAERHGTGWTFHSSRARLHTVDVESLAAMVNDGERCAAEVADARVDVIAYACLVALMSRGAGAHIAIEKRLGDIALEASAKRTPVVSSAGALVRTLGQLGLKRVAVVAPYMPPLTKLVIDYLEKSGITVADSISLSVADNLLVGRLDPAALPGYVARLKLAAVDGIVLSACVQMPSLPAVQPVQDQTGLPVVTAATATTREILLALGLEPALPEAGAALGSLPPARRATA; the protein is encoded by the coding sequence ATGAAGCGGATCGGATTGATCGTTCCCAGCTCCAACGTGACCATGGAAACGGAGATCCCCGAGATGCTGCGCCGCCATGCGGAGCGGCATGGCACGGGATGGACCTTCCATTCCAGCCGGGCGCGCCTGCATACCGTCGATGTCGAATCGCTGGCCGCCATGGTCAATGACGGGGAGCGTTGCGCAGCGGAGGTCGCCGATGCGCGGGTCGATGTCATCGCCTATGCCTGTCTCGTGGCCCTGATGTCGCGCGGGGCAGGCGCTCATATCGCCATCGAGAAGCGCCTGGGCGACATCGCGCTCGAGGCGAGCGCCAAGCGGACGCCGGTCGTGAGCAGCGCTGGCGCCCTGGTGCGGACGCTGGGCCAGCTCGGCCTGAAGCGCGTGGCGGTCGTCGCCCCCTATATGCCGCCGCTGACCAAGCTCGTCATCGATTATCTGGAGAAGTCCGGCATCACGGTCGCCGACAGCATCAGCCTCTCGGTGGCCGACAATCTCCTGGTCGGGCGTCTGGATCCGGCAGCGCTTCCCGGCTATGTCGCGCGGCTGAAGCTCGCCGCCGTCGATGGCATCGTGCTGAGCGCCTGCGTGCAGATGCCGTCCCTTCCCGCGGTCCAGCCGGTGCAGGATCAGACCGGATTACCGGTCGTCACCGCGGCCACCGCGACGACGCGGGAGATCTTGCTGGCTCTCGGGCTGGAACCGGCGTTGCCCGAGGCAGGGGCCGCGCTCGGCTCGCTTCCGCCTGCGCGGAGGGCGACAGCATGA
- a CDS encoding CoxG family protein yields MKFRQEFHVAEGVATLWGFFEQPARVAECIPGVEKVALLDDDNLTVLATQRLGPMAATFEARVQIVERVREQKIQFTSTGKAVRGAVGNFRATNTVLLNAVGDGTQVVVEGEAAFAGVLGSVGQKVIAKQAEKVTAEFAKNLERVLSGNAAPPVNGAVVPPPPAAEAMARDATRRGEEVGAPVRIAPERDPWVKVAALLSGAATVVGLVILWRLGAH; encoded by the coding sequence GTGAAGTTTCGCCAGGAATTCCACGTGGCCGAAGGAGTGGCGACGCTGTGGGGGTTCTTCGAGCAGCCCGCGCGCGTCGCGGAATGCATCCCCGGCGTCGAGAAGGTCGCGCTCCTGGACGACGACAACCTTACCGTTCTCGCCACCCAGAGGCTCGGCCCGATGGCGGCGACGTTCGAGGCCCGGGTGCAGATCGTCGAGCGCGTGCGCGAGCAGAAGATCCAGTTCACCTCCACGGGCAAGGCGGTGCGAGGCGCCGTCGGCAACTTCCGCGCCACGAACACCGTGCTCCTGAATGCCGTGGGAGACGGGACGCAGGTGGTGGTGGAAGGCGAAGCGGCTTTTGCCGGCGTGCTCGGCAGCGTCGGGCAGAAGGTGATCGCGAAGCAGGCCGAGAAGGTGACGGCCGAGTTTGCGAAGAATCTGGAGAGGGTTCTCTCGGGCAATGCCGCGCCACCCGTGAACGGTGCCGTCGTCCCGCCGCCACCCGCGGCCGAGGCGATGGCGCGGGACGCGACCCGCCGCGGGGAGGAGGTCGGCGCTCCGGTACGGATCGCGCCGGAACGCGATCCCTGGGTCAAGGTTGCGGCGCTCCTCAGCGGCGCCGCGACCGTGGTGGGATTGGTCATTCTATGGCGGCTCGGGGCGCATTGA
- a CDS encoding alpha/beta fold hydrolase, whose translation MSVAISGRSIKVRANGLQHHLLEYAGGDRGEVLILPGITSPAATADFVAKPISDLGLRVVVPDLRGRGATDVPPAGSYRLADFAADVAGLVGALGLRQPIVLGHSLGARIAAAYAVLHGPNPHGPLILVDPPTSGPGRGPYPTSREAFLTQLREAKRGTTVEEVRRFYPKWPERELQLRAEVLASCDEAAVLETHEGFEREDFFEYWRQITRPAALIRGGDSPVVPPQAAADLAAANPSIPIIRVPDAGHMVPWDNFSGFFDVLRPLIAAKRG comes from the coding sequence ATGAGCGTCGCGATCTCGGGCCGCTCGATCAAGGTTCGGGCGAACGGCTTGCAGCATCATCTGCTGGAATATGCCGGCGGCGATCGGGGCGAGGTCCTGATCCTGCCCGGGATCACCAGCCCGGCCGCGACGGCGGACTTCGTCGCCAAGCCGATCTCCGATCTGGGCTTGCGCGTCGTCGTCCCGGATCTTCGAGGGCGGGGCGCCACCGACGTTCCGCCGGCGGGATCCTACCGGCTCGCCGATTTCGCAGCCGATGTCGCGGGCCTCGTCGGGGCGTTGGGGCTGAGACAGCCGATCGTTCTCGGCCATTCACTGGGCGCGCGCATCGCTGCCGCTTACGCGGTGCTGCATGGGCCCAATCCTCACGGGCCTCTGATCCTGGTGGACCCGCCCACATCCGGACCCGGGCGCGGCCCTTATCCGACCAGCCGTGAGGCCTTCCTCACGCAGCTCCGCGAGGCCAAGCGGGGAACGACTGTCGAGGAGGTGCGGCGCTTCTACCCCAAATGGCCCGAGCGGGAGCTGCAGCTGCGCGCCGAGGTCCTCGCTTCCTGCGACGAGGCTGCGGTGCTGGAGACCCATGAGGGCTTCGAGCGGGAGGACTTCTTCGAGTATTGGCGGCAGATCACGCGCCCCGCCGCCCTGATCCGCGGCGGCGACAGTCCTGTGGTCCCGCCCCAGGCGGCGGCCGATCTCGCGGCCGCCAACCCGTCGATCCCCATCATCCGCGTTCCCGATGCGGGCCACATGGTGCCCTGGGACAATTTCTCCGGCTTCTTCGACGTTCTGCGGCCGTTGATCGCCGCGAAGCGCGGTTGA